Proteins found in one Brevibacillus brevis genomic segment:
- a CDS encoding anti-sigma factor → MNKDENHREQRLLAYLRGEMAEEDSKLFEEEIAADVEYAQRLERLLLGEETGEDKVKINQPEALSAEKQRAIVRRGKWKNRLSNAGFTIGLPFLAGVVLLILNGWVGSLMHEDLFRVAKSIVNFTQPGVRVGSSGSQVGLLYGNISMELRERVGGEEKVAGRFESTNVLWNVNTKPQWTNGVREQKLYFRYPTDGEMGDTESRTAPAWTTMEKLPEGTVSQLAISFDHFLTYEEYYELVSRHVTSSGQDTVWFAVDTGVERKQAEDDGANRFLGPGYVWGFAQHELDYGDAPIRVNGEGNRRMAAYLEEMKYLSEQEDLARDVGRSLLFRSDLQIAERYNYMQQNGVRIYGAVLTGPTKELLKLKAEKSITAAFLGKVDWWNWDHPAASGTQSSY, encoded by the coding sequence ATGAACAAGGATGAGAATCATCGCGAGCAAAGGCTGCTTGCTTATTTGCGTGGGGAAATGGCGGAAGAAGATTCAAAACTATTCGAGGAAGAAATAGCGGCTGACGTGGAGTACGCACAGCGGTTGGAAAGGCTTTTGTTGGGGGAAGAAACGGGGGAGGACAAGGTGAAAATAAACCAGCCTGAAGCACTGTCGGCTGAAAAACAGCGTGCCATTGTGCGCCGGGGGAAATGGAAAAATCGGTTGTCCAACGCTGGGTTCACCATAGGGCTTCCCTTTTTGGCCGGAGTTGTGTTGCTGATTTTGAATGGCTGGGTCGGGTCGCTGATGCATGAAGATCTGTTCCGCGTTGCGAAGTCGATAGTCAATTTTACTCAGCCAGGTGTGAGAGTGGGTAGTAGTGGCTCGCAGGTCGGATTGCTGTACGGAAACATCAGCATGGAACTACGTGAGCGGGTTGGGGGGGAAGAAAAGGTCGCTGGTCGTTTTGAGAGTACGAATGTGCTATGGAACGTAAATACGAAGCCGCAATGGACGAACGGGGTTAGGGAACAGAAGCTGTATTTCCGTTATCCGACAGACGGGGAAATGGGGGATACGGAATCTCGCACTGCACCTGCCTGGACAACGATGGAGAAGCTACCTGAGGGGACCGTTTCTCAGCTCGCGATTTCCTTCGATCACTTCCTAACATACGAGGAGTACTATGAATTGGTTTCCCGCCATGTCACCTCTTCGGGACAAGATACGGTTTGGTTTGCGGTAGACACAGGGGTGGAGCGAAAGCAAGCAGAAGACGATGGGGCAAATCGATTTCTCGGTCCCGGGTACGTGTGGGGATTTGCGCAGCATGAACTGGATTACGGAGATGCGCCCATTCGGGTAAACGGGGAAGGGAACAGAAGAATGGCCGCCTACTTAGAAGAGATGAAGTACTTATCTGAGCAAGAAGATCTGGCTCGCGATGTCGGCAGATCTTTGCTATTTCGTAGCGACCTTCAGATAGCCGAACGATACAACTACATGCAGCAAAACGGAGTGCGAATCTACGGCGCCGTCCTCACTGGACCGACGAAAGAACTGTTGAAGCTCAAGGCCGAAAAGTCGATAACAGCAGCGTTTTTAGGCAAAGTAGACTGGTGGAATTGGGATCACCCTGCGGCATCGGGAACACAATCCAGCTATTGA
- a CDS encoding 2,3-diketo-5-methylthiopentyl-1-phosphate enolase: MSEQRILVTYLTQAKDLNKKAQAIAVGMTVGSWTDLPLAKQAELAPYLGEAVSATPIATLENGETRGLITVSYPTRNFTADIPSLLTGIFGKLSMDGKIKLVDVVFPDSFLQAFPGPKFGIDGLRERLGAHDRPLLMSIFKSCLGLPFDDLKTQFRAQALGGVDLVKDDEIFFADDRAPFIERIKAFKQISQETEAETGKPVLYAANLTGPVHELNEKAKRAVEAGADCLLFNVLAFGFDALHRLAADPDVHVPIMAHPALAGAYYPSPDYGIATPLLLGTLMRVAGADLVLFPSPYGNVALDKTEALQLTKHLTDPLNGVRRSFPVPSAGIHPGLVPQLYQDFGIDQIVNAGGGIHGHPGGATAGAKAFVAAIEAVTAGRTLEEAAAESQELAIALEKWGGAR, from the coding sequence ATGAGTGAACAACGTATCCTCGTCACCTATCTCACACAAGCAAAAGACTTGAACAAGAAAGCGCAAGCCATTGCTGTCGGCATGACAGTCGGTTCCTGGACGGACCTGCCGCTTGCCAAGCAAGCTGAGCTAGCGCCTTATCTCGGTGAAGCCGTGAGCGCGACACCGATTGCGACACTGGAAAACGGAGAAACACGCGGTCTGATTACCGTTAGCTATCCGACTCGCAATTTTACAGCAGACATTCCATCCTTGTTGACCGGAATATTCGGTAAACTGTCGATGGATGGCAAAATCAAGCTCGTTGACGTTGTTTTCCCTGACTCATTCCTTCAGGCCTTTCCTGGACCGAAGTTCGGCATTGATGGTCTGCGCGAACGTTTAGGGGCACATGACCGTCCACTCTTGATGAGCATTTTCAAATCGTGCCTGGGTCTTCCTTTCGACGATTTGAAGACACAATTCCGAGCACAAGCCTTGGGCGGAGTTGATCTCGTGAAAGATGACGAAATCTTCTTTGCAGACGACCGCGCTCCTTTTATCGAACGGATCAAAGCGTTTAAGCAGATCTCCCAGGAGACCGAAGCCGAAACAGGCAAGCCCGTCCTCTATGCAGCCAACCTGACTGGACCTGTGCATGAGCTGAACGAAAAAGCGAAGCGTGCGGTAGAGGCGGGTGCTGACTGCCTTTTGTTCAACGTGCTGGCGTTTGGCTTCGATGCTCTGCACCGTTTGGCAGCCGATCCTGATGTACACGTACCGATCATGGCACATCCGGCTTTGGCAGGGGCTTACTATCCTTCACCTGACTACGGTATCGCCACCCCGCTTCTACTCGGCACGTTGATGCGTGTAGCTGGGGCAGATTTGGTACTCTTCCCGTCTCCGTACGGCAATGTCGCCCTGGACAAAACAGAAGCGTTGCAGCTCACCAAGCATTTGACTGACCCACTGAATGGTGTACGACGTTCCTTCCCGGTTCCATCTGCCGGCATTCATCCGGGGCTGGTTCCACAGCTGTATCAAGACTTCGGTATCGATCAAATCGTCAATGCAGGGGGCGGAATCCACGGTCATCCTGGTGGAGCAACCGCAGGAGCAAAAGCTTTCGTTGCCGCGATTGAGGCAGTCACCGCAGGTCGAACATTGGAAGAGGCTGCTGCTGAATCACAAGAGCTGGCGATCGCTCTGGAAAAGTGGGGTGGCGCACGATGA
- a CDS encoding sigma factor has product MKGCERFGKVGLEDVYQLHVNDIYRYLFRLTRDEKLAEDLTQETFCRAFSSLDDYRGEKVRPWLFKVAYHAFVDGYRKRRGRNNDLRL; this is encoded by the coding sequence ATGAAGGGGTGTGAACGGTTTGGGAAAGTAGGTCTGGAGGATGTGTACCAGCTGCATGTAAACGATATTTACCGCTATCTTTTCCGGCTGACACGAGATGAGAAGCTGGCAGAGGATTTGACACAGGAAACCTTTTGTCGCGCCTTCTCTTCCTTGGACGACTACCGTGGGGAAAAAGTACGGCCCTGGCTGTTCAAGGTGGCCTATCACGCTTTCGTGGATGGTTATCGTAAGAGGAGAGGACGAAACAACGATTTGCGTTTGTAG
- a CDS encoding 2-hydroxy-3-keto-5-methylthiopentenyl-1-phosphate phosphatase: MSKKLVLFCDFDGTITEKDNIVAIVRKFAPPEWEGLTEQILSQKISVQEGVGKLFQLLPSSLRQDIIDFIVHEATIRPGFAEFVSYCRAEGIELLITSGGIDFFLEPILAPFDLTDVPIYCNGSDFSGERITITWPNACDEHCTNGCGMCKTTIIRRYDPTTHFRIVIGDSITDLAGAKIADYVIARSFLADKAEELQLPHSKFATFHDVIRILQQVQQEVV, translated from the coding sequence ATGAGCAAGAAGCTCGTCCTGTTCTGCGATTTCGACGGAACGATTACCGAAAAAGACAACATTGTAGCGATTGTCCGCAAGTTTGCTCCCCCTGAGTGGGAAGGCTTGACGGAGCAAATCCTTTCGCAAAAAATAAGCGTTCAGGAAGGGGTTGGCAAGCTGTTTCAACTCTTGCCCTCCTCCTTGCGCCAGGACATTATCGATTTTATTGTCCATGAAGCGACCATTCGCCCGGGATTTGCTGAATTTGTGAGCTATTGCCGCGCAGAAGGCATCGAGCTGTTGATCACGAGTGGCGGCATCGACTTTTTTCTGGAGCCTATCCTGGCACCCTTCGATCTTACCGATGTGCCGATCTACTGTAATGGCAGTGATTTCAGCGGCGAGCGTATCACCATTACGTGGCCCAACGCTTGCGATGAACATTGCACGAACGGCTGCGGCATGTGCAAGACGACCATCATCCGTCGTTACGATCCAACAACTCATTTCCGCATCGTCATCGGCGACTCCATCACTGATTTGGCTGGAGCCAAAATCGCTGACTATGTGATTGCCCGTTCCTTCCTCGCTGACAAGGCGGAAGAGCTGCAATTGCCGCATAGCAAGTTTGCCACGTTCCACGATGTGATTCGCATTTTACAGCAAGTCCAACAGGAGGTCGTCTAA
- a CDS encoding RNA polymerase sigma factor: protein MNQELWEVAHDYLEKLPEKQRQVILLSALQFSYAEMAEVLGIELADVKRSLFRGRQKMRQLWREESQ from the coding sequence GTGAATCAGGAGCTGTGGGAAGTGGCCCACGACTATTTGGAGAAGCTTCCGGAAAAGCAGAGACAGGTCATTTTGTTGTCTGCATTGCAGTTTTCCTATGCGGAGATGGCAGAGGTACTCGGGATTGAGCTGGCAGACGTCAAGCGTTCCTTGTTTCGGGGACGACAAAAGATGCGGCAGTTGTGGAGGGAGGAAAGCCAGTGA